In Juglans regia cultivar Chandler chromosome 5, Walnut 2.0, whole genome shotgun sequence, the following are encoded in one genomic region:
- the LOC108982566 gene encoding putative disease resistance RPP13-like protein 1 — translation MSFGSTLEDRGYFHLHSRRVADHADDASDNKVGVIGIVGMGGMGKTTFAQVVYNDKDVREHFNLTTWVCVSEDFDPFGVTKTILDGVTSSTSNIEDLNELQLQLKEKLNGNKFLLILDDVWNKNNNDWEILSDPFKSGAQGSRIIVTTHDDEVASVMRTFATHPVKKLPVQERWSLFARHAFHDANSNAHLELQEFGQKIVEKCQGLPLVIKTIGGPLQFKLDVCEWEKVLSRELWELSNNETKNILPALRLSYRYLPLDLKPCLAYCSILLKDHAFKKEQLILLWMAEGLLHAMENKTMEQIGDDYFYTLISRSLFQRSSEDESCIVMHDLINDLANFCIR, via the exons ATGTCCTTTGGATCAACGCTGGAGGACAGGGGATACTTCCATCTACATAGTCGTAGAGTTGCTGACCATGCAG ATGATGCAAGTGACAATAAGGTGGGTGTGATTGGCATAGTTGGCATGGGGGGAATGGGCAAGACCACCTTTGCTCAAGTTGTATATAATGACAAGGACGTCCGTGAGCATTTTAACCTTACAACATGGGTTTGTGTTTCAGAGGACTTTGACCCTTTTGGAGTGACAAAAACAATTCTAGATGGTGTAACTTCGTCGACCAGTAATATTGAAGATCTAAATGAGCTTCAACTTCAACTAAAGGAGAAATTGAATGGAAATAAATTCCTATTAATTTTGGATGATGTTTGGAATAAGAATAATAACGATTGGGAGATATTAAGCGACCCCTTTAAATCTGGGGCACAAGGAAGTAGAATTATCGTAACAACGCATGATGATGAGGTTGCATCAGTCATGCGCACTTTTGCTACTCATCCTGTAAAGAAGTTACCAGTGCAGGAGCGTTGGTCACTGTTTGCAAGACACGCATTTCATGATGCTAACTCCAATGCACATTTAGAGTTGCAAGAATTTGGTCAAAAGATTGTTGAAAAATGTCAAGGTCTACCTTTAGTAATCAAGACAATTGGTGGCCCATTACAGTTTAAGTTAGATGTTTGTGAATGGGAGAAGGTGTTAAGTAGGGAATTATGGGAATTGTCAAATAACGAAACAAAGAATATTCTTCCTGCTCTAAGATTAAGTTATAGATATCTCCCATTAGATTTGAAACCATGTTTGGCTTACTGTTCAATACTTCTAAAAGACCATGCTTTCAAGAAAGagcaattaattttattatggaTGGCAGAAGGTTTGTTGCATGCaatggaaaataaaacaatGGAACAAATTGGTGATGATTACTTCTACACTCTTATATCAAGATCATTATTCCAAAGATCAAGTGAAGACGAATCATGTATAGTAATGCATGACCTTATTAATGATTTAGCAAACTTTTGTATCAGGTGA